CACAACCGCCATCGAACGGCATTTGACAAGCTATTTTTATAGAGATACTAAAGTTGCAGATTCGATAAAAAATCCAGTGAATTTGGTATTAAAAGGTAAGATTAGTCAAGCCCCTGTGCTGAACGAAGTACTGTTGCTCAATCTAAAAGAGTTGGACACCATAGATGTGGCCATTAAATTTAACGAAAACGCCAGAAAATTAAAAGCCAATATTACTGCACCGCATATCAATTATGATGGAAATGAGATTGATAGCTTAGCTTTTAATATCGATACAGAAATGGATAAGTTTGTGTTTGATTTGGGTTTTAAAGAAATCAACAGTGGTCCACTTGCCATCAAAAAAACGAGTTTTACAGGAAATCAAGCAAATAATGAATTGGCATTAAGTTTCACTTCTTTCTATGACCAAGAAAAATTAATTAATATTGAATCTACGATTGCCGGTCATCGAGATTCCTTAAGTTTTCATGTATTGAACGATAATCTTATTTTGAATAAAAATAAATGGGAAACACCTAATTCCAATGAAATTTTAATTACCAACAACAATTTTTCTTTCAATGATTTTAACTTTAGCAGAAATGGCGAATCCGTTGCTATTACGGACGCTGTAAACAATTCCAACAAGAATAGAATTGACATCAATTTCGACAATTTTAAACTTAACAAAATCATTAATTACTTAAATCCCGAAAATGAAATAGCTTCTGGGGTTCTAAATGGTGAATTTAGTGTTGAAAATCCCTTTGAAAATTTGGGAATTGTAACGGATTTAAAAATCCAACAATTGAAACTCTTAAACGTTGATTTAGGTACTTTATCTTTAGATGCACAATCGGGCGAAAACAATAATTATGACTTTAATGTAGATTTGAATGGTGGAGCAGTTGATTTGACATTGAAAGGTGATTTTCTGGCAGATAATACTGCACCTCAAATAAATCTAGATTTGGAAATTAATAAATTCAATATGAAAGCCTTAGAAGGGTTTACCGAAGGTGAAGTGAGCAGTACTTCGGGCGATTTTTATGGAAGTTTTAATTTGAAAGGCAATTTAAATAAGCCCGAATATTTTGGAAAAATCGCTTTTAAAAATGCCAATTTTAAAATCAAGCAACTCAACGAAAGATTTAGCTTGGATAATGATGTTATAAACATAGACAACAAAGGCTTGTCGATGGATAACTTTACGATTCAAGATGAAAATAAAAATTCTTTTATGTTTTCGGGCTTTATTGGTACTGAAAGTTTTAGCAATCCAACGTTCGATTTAAAAATAAATGCCAAAAATTTTCAAGTCTTAAACGCAACAAAAGAAGACAACGATTTAGTGTATGGTAAAGCAGTTTTTGATGCCAACGGCACTATTAAAGGCAATTTGGAAATCCCTAAAATAGATGTGAACCTAAAAGTAGGTTCAGAAACAGACATTACTTATATATTACCATCGGCATCGGTAAATATTGAAGAACAAGAGGGTGTGGTTATTTTTGTAAATCGAGAAAATCCTGATGCCATCTTAACCCGAACAGAAGAGCAATCAGTAAAAATTACCGGTTTTGATGTCAATGCTAATTTAAAAGTGGATAAAAGTGCAAGAATAAAGGTAATCATTGATGCCGAAACGAATGATAATTTTCAAGTTTCTGGAAACGGAGATTTTAAGGTGAAAATGAGCCCTAATGGTTCCGTGAACTTAACAGGAGTTTATGAAATTGCTAATGGTCATTATGAAATGAATTTATATAATATCGTAAATAGAAAATTTGAATTAACGTCAGACAGTCGTATTAGTTGGTATGGAGATCCATTTGATGCTAAATTAGATGTTAAGGCAGTGTATAAAATAGACGCATCAGCATCACCATTAATGGCATCGCAGACAACAAGTTCAGATGCATCTATAAAAAGCCAATATCAGGAAGTATTGCCATTTTATGTGTATTTAAATGTTGATGGTGAGCTAATGCAACCAGAAATTTCCTTTGAATTAGATATGCCAGAGGAAGAACAAGGGGCTATAAGTGGACAAGTATATGCACGTGTTCAACAAGTGAATAAGCAAGAAAACGAACTTAATCAACAAGTATTTTCATTATTAGTATTAAGTAGATTCTATCCACAGTCTGATAGTGATGGAAGCAGTGGTGGTTTTGCTTCAATTGCTAGAGATAATCTAAATGATGCACTTTCTGATCAATTGAATGTGTTTTCAGATAAATTATTAGGTGATACAGGTGTTGAACTCAATTTTGGTTTAGATAGTTATATCGATTACCAAGGTGATTCACCAGAAGACCGGACACAACTAGAAGTTGCGGCTAAGAAAAAACTATTTAATGATCGATTAATTGTAAGTGTTGGTAGTGATATTGATATAGAAGGAAGTAGCAGTACAGACGAATCTACTCCAATTATTGGCAATGTAAGTGTAGAATATTTATTAACTGATAATGGAAGATATAGACTTAAGGGTTTTAGAAAAAATGAATTTGAAAATGTAATTGATGGTCAAACCATTATTAGTGGTATTGCATTAATTTTTACTCAAGAATTTAATAAGTTTGATGAGCTCTGGTATGCTCTATTACACGGTCAGACTCAAGTTGAAAAATCAGATAAAAATAAAAAGGAAAAGAAACAAAATTGAGATATAAACATAAAAATATAGCTATAATACGATTTATTAAAACGAATATTTTAATAAAATACGCTATAGGCTTTATGCTGTCTGTGCTATTGATTCTATTTCAATCATGCAGTATACAAAAATATATTCCCAATAAAGAACGACTTTATATAGGTGCTTCCATTGATATAAAATCAGATAGTATCGTTAAAAATGAAAAGGCCTTAGAAGAAAATCTAAAAACTGCTATTCAAAAAAAAACAAATAAAAAGATTTTAGGATGGTATTATGGTTTGTATTATCATTTCAAATCTCAAAATAAAAGACAAGGATTTATTAACCGATGGCTAAATAAAAAAATAGGGGAGGAGCCTGTATATCAATCAGATATAAATACTACTGCCGTTAAAGAAGTGCTGACAAACCGACTAGAAAATAATGGGTTTTATTACAATAACGTTACCTCTAATTGGACGAGTAATGATAAGAAAAAAACAGCTTCCATCGATTATAATATTACCGTTCAGCAACCATATAGAATGGAAAGCTATCAATTAGATACGCTGCAACCTCCAATTTATAAAGAAATGCAAGGGTACATATCGGATACGCCTTTTAAAAAGGATATGCGTTTTAATTTATCTTTATTAAAATTAGAAAGAGACCGTATAGACAATGGTTTGAAAATGAAAGGTTACTACAATTTTAACTCTAATTTTTTAATTTTTGAAGCGGATACAAATAGATATAAAGACAAACGATTTGATTTATTTTTAAAATTAAAAAAAGATGTCCCTAAAAAAGCAATAGTCCCCTATAGAATCTCTAAAATTAATATTTATTCAAATTATGATATCCAACAAGATTCATTACCTAATAAAGTTGTTCGGTATAATCATAAAAACTTCATTGAGCAAATACCATATTTTAAAACGAAATATCTTGACCCTTATATTACTTTAAAAGAAGGGGAGTTATACAATCCTCAAACATCAAAAAATACGGCGAGACGATTGTCCACCATTGGATCTTATAAATTTGTAAATATTCAGTACAACCAATTGGATACTATTGCTAAAAATGATAGCATAGGTTTTTTAGAAACTAATATTTTTCTTTCCCCGTTAAACAAAAGGGCATTTAAAGCCTCATTAGAAGCCGTGTCTAAATCGAATAATTTTGCAGGACCCACGTTGGCATTAACCTACACGAATAGAAACTTGTTCGGTGGTGGAGAAATATTGAATCTTAGTACAAATATTGGGTATGAATGGCAAATTACAGGAGGAAACAGTAATGGAACAAGCATTCTTCAATTAGGATTATCATCTGAATTAATCTACCCAAGGATTATTTTTCCAATAAAAATAAGTAGCAATTACTTTAAATATGCTATTCCTAAGACAAAAATGAGTTTAGGATTGGATTATTTACAAAGAACGCAATTATACACTTTGTTATCAGGTACAGCACAATTTGGATATTTATGGAATGCCAATAGATATGTTACGCATGAAATTATTCCAATTTCAACTACGTACACCCAATTGTCCAATACCACAGAAGCATTTGAAGAAATTCTCTCTGAAAATGAGTATTTGAGTAGTAGTTTTGATCAAGAATTTATTTCTGGACTCAATTATTCATTTACCTATAATGAAATGGTCGACACTAAGAAAACGCATCAATTTTATATCAATTCCACATTAGACATTGTGGGTAATTCTTTAAGTTTATTTGGTAAAAATAATGGAGAAGATTCTAAAACGATATTCGGTCTTGAGTTTGCACAATATGCCAAAGCTGATTTGGACTTACATTATCACTTTAATTTTGGAAGAGATCAGAAAATTGCAACACGGGTGTTTGCGGGTTATGGTTATGCTTATGGAAACTCTGATGTATTACCGTTTACAAAGCAATATAATGCTGGTGGACCCTACAGTGTACGAGCATTTCAAATTGGGACCTTAGGGCCTGGTCAATATGATGAAGATGCAGATGGTGGTGATTCTGATTATCTTTTCTATAATTCAGGAAACATAAAATTGGAAGCAAATATCGAATATAGGTTTCCTATCTATTCGTTTGTTAGGGGAGCTGTTTTTGCGGATGCAGGGAATATTTGGACGTCTAAAGAAAATGAGACTTTTCCAAATGGTAAATTCACTGATAATTTTATAAATGAATTAGGAATTGGAGCAGGAATAGGACTTCGTATTGATGTTCAAGGTTTTGTAATTAGATTTGATTTGGCAGCACCCTTCCACGATCCCAAAGAAGAAAGTTATAATTTTAAATGGGATGAACCTGTATTCAATTTTGCCATTGGATATCCATTTTAACCCATTTTATTAAAAAGTCTATTCAATTTCAATTTGAATGTTGTTTGTATTTATAACATCACCAATTACCAATTTATTCCTTATCCTAGTTTCCACAAGTCCATTGACCAAGACTTCCTCGTTTTGAATAATAATTTTAGCGTGTCCACCAGTTTGTGCAATTCCCACAACCTGAAGTAGATTGTTTAAGGTAATATAAGGTTGACCTTCTTTTAATTTAAAGTTTTTCTTATCCATCATTTACTGCTTGATTAGGAGTTAGTTAAATGAATTTTCTCCAATATTATTATAATTTTTTTTACGATTTTTCGTTATTTCAACAAAGTTAACGGGTTTAGTTTGATTAAAAATTATATTGCATATCTATTTTTTGCATTTTCATTAAATATAGTTTCTTCACAAGAGCTATCTAGTTTACCGCTGTTTAGCATGGATAACCTTGACTATCAAGGTGCCTTCAGGTTAGATGCAGGAACTTATGGATCTTCAAATATGAATTTCGCTCAGGGACCTTTGGCTTATAATTCTGTAAATAATTCAATTTTTATAGTTGGCCATAGTCATCATCAAGCTATTGCAGAGTTTAAAATACCCAGTCTAGTAAATAGTACTGTTATTACCGATTTAAATAGTGTTAAAGAACCTATGCAGGTCTTTACACAATTTCTAAATAAAACTCCAGACGGTAACCCAGAAGGCATTGATAGAATAGGAGGATTGTATCCTATACTAGATAATGGTCAACAAAAATTAATTGTTAACGCCTACGAATATTACGATGCTCCAGGTGACAATACGGTTTCTACGTTGCTTATTGATAATGCGAATAATTTAGAGGATACTACTGTAAAAGGCTATCTAAAATTTGAAGGAGGATCAGGGCATACTTCTGGATGGATTTCTCCCATTCCAGAAAATTTAAAAAGTGTGTTGGGTGGAACGCATATTACAGGACAATCGAGTGGTATTCCTATAATTTCAAGAACAAGTGTTGGGCCATCAGCTTTTGCTTTTAATATGGACAACTTACTTAACACCGAAAATACCATCAACACAACAAAATTATTAGATTTTAGTCTAACAAATCCACTTCATTCAGATCTTTCTAATACAAGCTTGGCAAATGATATATGGACACATCTTTCAAGAGCTGTTTATGGTTTTATTGTTCCAGGTACAAGGTCTTACATAACTATTGGAAAAAGTGGCGGTCACCAAACGGGTGTTTGCTATAAATGTACACAATCGAATGGGAACCTCTGTGGCGGCTATTGCACCCCTGATTCAAACGATAATTATAATTACTATTGGTTGTGGGATTTAAATGATTTGTTAGAAGTTAAAAATGGGGAACGATGGCCCTATGATATCCAACCTTATGATTACGGTAAATTTAATACGCCATTTCAGAGTTCAGCGAACAGCATTAATGGTGGTAGTTTTGACCCCATTACAGGAAATCTATATTTATCCATTGAAAATGCGGATAACGAACAGGGTAGGTATGCCAATCCGCCAATAATAGTAGTGTATCAAACAGGAGCTTCACTTGATATCTCCATGAATATTGCACAAAACATAGAGATTTATCCAAATCCCACCTACGGTAATATCACAATTGATGCACCTGAATCAAGTTATACTATTAATGTTATAAACACTATTGGTGCAACCATCAATTCTTCCAAGAAAAAAGGAAAAAGTTTTGATATAGATTTGAGTTCTTTTGCTAACGGGATGTATTTTCTTGTAATTGAAAATTTAGACACTCATTTGGTATCTGTCGAGAAAATATTAAAAAAGTAATCTGATCAATTTAAAAACCAATAATTAATCTTTTACCAGGTTTTAGAATAGTAGTTCTTCTAATTTTATTTGCTTTACACAACGCTGAAATCGAAGTACCATACTTATTTGCTATTCTTGAAAGTGAATCACCCCTTCTAATTCTATGGGTTTTTACTTGCACCACTTTTTGATTTGTAGCTTCTTTAAATGTAGTTGCTACTTGAATATCACTCTTCCTTTTAGAGCTATGAAGATGAGGGCTTGTCCATTTATTAGTTACCCAAATTTTATCACTTCTAATTTTATTCTTTTCACCAAAATCAAATAAATACTCAGGGTTAATAAAATTACCTTTAAAACTCGTCTCTAAATGTAAATGGCTCCCTCTTGCATTTCCTGTAACACCACCATTACCTATAATTTGACCTTTTAAAACTAAATCATTTTCTTTCACTATTTGATTGGATAAATGGGCATAAAGCAACTCCAAACCATTCGAGTGTCTAACGATTATACATTTTCCATACCCTCTATTATAACCTACATATCGTACTTTTCCACTTAATATGGCCCTTAGACTATCACCAGTTACCAAATCAATATCAATACCATTATGTGGTCGTCTATTTCGCCAACCATAACGTGAAGTGACTACTTTATCTATTAATACTGGAGATGCATAGATACTATCCTTAAAATCAATTTCAAACGGAACATTTTTAATGGGAATAGGGTAAGGTTTTAATTTATCATTATCCCAATACTCATTTATGAAAGGGTTTACACTTGAATAATCAACCATTAGATTGAATTCTTCTTTTGATAAAAAATCAAGATGTGTATTAATTTTTTCTTCTAAACCATGAATATACATGGGGTCTATAGCTCTATCTTGACCATATATAGTAGACATTGATATTAAAAAGATAATGGAGGAGAAAAATATCTTCATAAAAGTGTAACTCAATTTTAATTTCTCATTTATTTTATATCAAGAAGTAATTACAATTAAATACTTCTTAAAATTTTAATAAGAACAAAAGTAAACTTTTTAATTAAATGTTTCTGTTTATGGCACTCTCGTTTCGGTATTAACATTATTAATTATCACAATTACAGCTATTTACGACTCATATTTAACTTATGTTTAACGGATTTTGATCCATTTATATCGCTCGTTAAAAAGTACTAAAAAATATACAAATTGTACCATTTTACATATCTTTACAATGAAATATCAAACTTTTTATATGAAAACTTTCTTTAACTTGTTATTAATAACAGTTTTGATTACATCTTGTGAAAATGACAAAAAAAATACAATAAATACAATGAACACAACTGATAATGTTTTAATGGTAGAGAGTGCTTTGCCCTATCATGCTCCTGATTTTGAAAATATTAAAAATAGTGATTTTAAACCCGCATTTTTAAAGGGAATTTCAGAGCAAAAAGAAGCTGTAGAAAAAATAGCCAATTTAGATAATGATCCAACTTTTGACAATACCGTTTTGGCTTTAGAAAAAAGTGGTATATTATTAGAAAGAGTTTCAAATGTATTTTATGGGCTGTCAGGTGCTCATACTAATGATAGTATAAAAGCGATACAAGAAGAAATTGCTCCTAAACTTTCCGAATTAGGAGATGCTATTTATTTGAATGACAAATTATTTAACCGAATTAAAATCATTTACAATAAACGAGACAGTTTAGATTTAGATTCTGAATCAATAAAACTCATAGAAAATTACTTTGAAGATTTTGAAATTGCTGGGGCCAATTTATCAGCAGAAAAAAAGGATACCTTAAAAAAATACAATACACAACTGGCAACACTTATTACCAAGTTTAACCAAATATTATTAGAAGCTAATAATGCAGGAGCCTTATTATTTACAGATAAGAAAGCTCTTGCTGGGCTCTCTGAATCACAATTAAAAGCCTTAGAAAAAAAAGAGAAAAAGGGTTGGATAATCCCTTTACAAAACACAACACAACAACCTTTATTACAATCGTTTACCAACCGTGAGACAAGAGAGAAAATTTTTAAGTCTTCTTGGAACAGGGCAGATGGTTCTGAGTATGACACTAAAGAAATAATTATAAAAATTGCAGATCTAAGAGCTAAAAAAGCAGGAGTATTAGGTTTTGATAATTATGCGGAATGGAGTTTGCAAAAAACAATGGCAAAAAAAGCTATAAATGTATTTGATATGTTTAAAGGACTTATACCTGCAGCGACAAAAAAAGCACAGTTAGAATCTGAAGAAATACAGAAAATGATTACTAGTAAAGGTGGTGATTTCACATTAGAACCATGGGACTGGAACTATTATGCTGAAATGGTGCGAAAGGCAAAATATGATTTAGATGAAGATCAAATTAAACCTTATTTTGAATTGAAAACTGTTTTAGAAAAAGGAGTGTTTTATGCCGCTGAAAAATTATATGGTATTACATTTAAATCTAGAACAGATATTCCCGTTTATCATAAGGATGTAATGGTGTATGAAGTTTTTGAACAAAATGGTGATAAGTTAGGTTTGTTTTATGGAGATTTTTTTGCCCGTTCTAGTAAAAGAGGAGGAGCATGGATGAGCAATTTCGTAACCCAATCTAAACTATACAATAAGAAACCAGTAATATATAATGTGTGTAATTTCTCTAAACCGGCGGAAGGTGAAGTTGCATTAATAACGTTTGATGATGTATCTACTATGTTTCATGAATTTGGGCATGCGTTACACGGATTTTTCGCAGATCAACAATATCCATCATTATCTGGAACAGCTGTAGCGAGAGATTTTGTTGAATTCCCATCGCAATTCAATGAAAACTGGGCGTTATATCCTGATGTTTTAAAGAATTATGCTATCCACAATAAAACAAAAGAACAAATTCCTCAAGTATTAATTGATAAAATAAAAAAATCAGGAACCTTTAACCAAGGATACAGTTTAACTGAAAATTTGGCAGCGTCTAATTTAGATATGCAATGGCACACTATTGCTACTGATAAAAATATTACTAATGCCAATGCCTTTGAAAAAGAAGCATTACACAATACAAAATTAGATGTTGTACACGCTGTGCCGCCTCGCTATAGATCTACTTATTTTTCACATGTATTCGGAAGTGGTTATGCGGCAGGGTATTATTCTTATCTGTGGACGGAAATGTTAGATCATGATGCCTATAATTGGTTTAAAAACAATGGTGGACTTACACGTGAAAACGGTCAACGTTTCAGAGATATGGTGCTCTCTCGAGGGAACACATTAAATTTTGAAAAGATGTATAAAGACTGGAGAGGCAGTGATCCTAAAATTGAACCAATGTTAAAAGCTAGAGGGTTGAAATAGAGTTAACTTATTTTGTTTGATTTTAAATTTGTTTTATCTATTATAAGTTGATATAACTAGGCATATTTTTTGTGGTACAACAACGAAACTATAATTCTGAAAAAATGAAAAATCATCCTATTTATCTAATTTTAGTAGTGGTATTTTTTTGTAGTTGTGCAAGTACTAAAGTTTTAGATAACAGTAAAATAAAAGAGTTAGTAACACTTCAAAGGTTTACTATTGAATCAGATATAGCTCAACCTATGGCTACGATAGGTTTGTCTAAATTACAAAATTCAGGTATTTTAGGTGTGGGAAATTCATCAGGTAATATTAGCCTAATAGGTAACAGTAACTTTTTAAATATAAAAGGAGACTCAATTTCTTCCTATTTACCTTATTACGGTGAACGACAGTCAAACGTTGGCTATGGTTCAAACAATGGGGGTATTGAATTTGAAGGCCTGATTAAAAATTACGAAACGGAATGGAATGCTAAAAAGCAATATTATACAATAACCTTTAAAGCAAAAAGTAATAATGAGTGGTTTGATGTTAGAATGAATTTATATCCTAACCTTAAAAGTTATGTTACACTTAATAGTGCATCGCGAACTGGTATAACATATATTGGTAACGTGAGTGCTTTACCAGAGGACGAATGACCATTTAATATTAAATAATCTTAAAATTTAAGAATCTTCTACTGTTACTTTATTTGTATTTCGTTTATAATTTCTATTAATGAAAAACTGAAATACAAAAATGAGTACAAATATATAACGTGCTACATTTGGTAATATGAATGCTAATATAGCAGCCAATATCCAAACACTAAGTGCATTTAAACCGGTTAATGTATGCCATTTAATAGCTAATGGCGTTAGTTCAGGGTTATTTTTCTCCTTCTTAATAATATACCTTATCATCATAAAATTTAAAAGTCCAATTGCTGAAAGGTTGAAACAATAAAAGACAAACGGAATTACATAACCGAAACCACTCACATAAAATCCTGTAGAAAAGGGCATTAAAACGATAAAAAGTAATAAGAATATATTGAGCCATAATAATTTATTATCGACGGTTGATACTAAACGCATAGAGCGTAAATGCGCTACCCAATACAAGGCTGTAACAAGAAAACTTACGACCAAACCTATGAAATTAGGAATTCTATTACTTAATAAATCCCATGAATTATAGGTTGCAATAGCTTTACTTGAGGGAATTGCAACTTCTAACACTAGCAAGGTCATTGCTATAGAATATACAGCATCACTAAAACTAATAATCCGGTTTTTATCATAGGTTTGGTTCATTTTCTTTAAATTTTATTTTCTTTAAAACGAAAATTACTACAATTTAAACAAATATGTCCTAAATGTTCTCGAATATATTTTCTCACCTTATTACAATTGATAGTCAATATATATTTGCGGTATTCAATAAATAAAAAAAAACATTTATAAAAAACCAACAAAATGAAGAATTTATTAAAAATTACAAGTATTTGCTTAGTGTTTACTTTATTCTCTTGTGGAGGATCAGATGCTCCACAAATGAATACAAAGGACGGGTTAGAAAAAATTAAGACCATTGCTAATGAAAAATTTGGAAGCGATATGGAAGTGTATTCCATGACCATTTATTCACAAGAAGATTTAAATTCTAGTTTAGGATTAGTAACCATAAAATATATAAAAGATGGCAAACGCTATTCTAGAATGTATTCTGAAAAAACAGCACACACTGAGGCTAAACTTCAAGATGAAAAAGCAGATTCTGATTCTTTTCAAAAGAAATTATTTTTAGACAAGGCACAAGGTAAAATGAAAATTAGTGATATTGATACTGATAAAATCATCGCTAATATTGATAAAGCACTTACAATAATAGGCGAAGATGTAGCTACACATCAATTAAGAAATTACACGATAAATGTTGATCCTAAGACGAATGCAATAACAAGTAATTTTGAATTGCATGTAACGCAAACAGGTGAAGGTACATCAATTGAAGGTCGTAACATCGTTACCAATTTTTATGAAGCAAACTTTGAA
The nucleotide sequence above comes from Aureibaculum algae. Encoded proteins:
- a CDS encoding TMEM175 family protein, which translates into the protein MNQTYDKNRIISFSDAVYSIAMTLLVLEVAIPSSKAIATYNSWDLLSNRIPNFIGLVVSFLVTALYWVAHLRSMRLVSTVDNKLLWLNIFLLLFIVLMPFSTGFYVSGFGYVIPFVFYCFNLSAIGLLNFMMIRYIIKKEKNNPELTPLAIKWHTLTGLNALSVWILAAILAFILPNVARYIFVLIFVFQFFINRNYKRNTNKVTVEDS
- a CDS encoding M3 family metallopeptidase, which codes for MKTFFNLLLITVLITSCENDKKNTINTMNTTDNVLMVESALPYHAPDFENIKNSDFKPAFLKGISEQKEAVEKIANLDNDPTFDNTVLALEKSGILLERVSNVFYGLSGAHTNDSIKAIQEEIAPKLSELGDAIYLNDKLFNRIKIIYNKRDSLDLDSESIKLIENYFEDFEIAGANLSAEKKDTLKKYNTQLATLITKFNQILLEANNAGALLFTDKKALAGLSESQLKALEKKEKKGWIIPLQNTTQQPLLQSFTNRETREKIFKSSWNRADGSEYDTKEIIIKIADLRAKKAGVLGFDNYAEWSLQKTMAKKAINVFDMFKGLIPAATKKAQLESEEIQKMITSKGGDFTLEPWDWNYYAEMVRKAKYDLDEDQIKPYFELKTVLEKGVFYAAEKLYGITFKSRTDIPVYHKDVMVYEVFEQNGDKLGLFYGDFFARSSKRGGAWMSNFVTQSKLYNKKPVIYNVCNFSKPAEGEVALITFDDVSTMFHEFGHALHGFFADQQYPSLSGTAVARDFVEFPSQFNENWALYPDVLKNYAIHNKTKEQIPQVLIDKIKKSGTFNQGYSLTENLAASNLDMQWHTIATDKNITNANAFEKEALHNTKLDVVHAVPPRYRSTYFSHVFGSGYAAGYYSYLWTEMLDHDAYNWFKNNGGLTRENGQRFRDMVLSRGNTLNFEKMYKDWRGSDPKIEPMLKARGLK
- a CDS encoding DUF4251 domain-containing protein — its product is MKNHPIYLILVVVFFCSCASTKVLDNSKIKELVTLQRFTIESDIAQPMATIGLSKLQNSGILGVGNSSGNISLIGNSNFLNIKGDSISSYLPYYGERQSNVGYGSNNGGIEFEGLIKNYETEWNAKKQYYTITFKAKSNNEWFDVRMNLYPNLKSYVTLNSASRTGITYIGNVSALPEDE